In one Prosthecochloris aestuarii DSM 271 genomic region, the following are encoded:
- the rlmD gene encoding 23S rRNA (uracil(1939)-C(5))-methyltransferase RlmD: protein MTLRDIYRKGELVELTIADIAEKDQCFGTLDNGAGVLVRGMLAVGDRVSAKVLKVKPRYLEAVLDELLEPSEDRVEPVCSVFGVCGGCKWMHVSYDAQLHYKKKKVADALEHIGGMHDIAVQPVLPAPEAFHYRNKVEFSCSSKRYLLPHELSMETLDKSKDFALGFHAPGNFEKVLEIDTCYLAKPSMNEALSATRAFALDRGLEPYAARAHTGFLRNLMLRYSEEHDELMVNIVTSWYDRELMEAYRDHLLERMKGRRMTIVNNVTTRKNTVSTGEKEYVVYGDGTLRERLGDLHFRISANSFFQTNTRQAEALYEGIMRMAGLKQDDVVYDLYCGTGTITLYLAERCRQAVGLEVVESSIIDAAENAGANGIENAAFYQVDLKDFHTLVPTLEQYGMPRVIVTDPPRAGMHPKALETLLRLQPETIVYVSCNPANLARDGKEIVQQGYRLEEVQPVDMFPHTSHVETLACFRRTV from the coding sequence TGGCTGTGGGCGACAGGGTCTCGGCCAAGGTGCTCAAAGTCAAACCGCGCTATCTCGAGGCGGTGCTCGATGAGCTGCTGGAGCCATCGGAAGACAGGGTCGAACCGGTATGCTCGGTCTTCGGCGTGTGTGGCGGATGCAAATGGATGCATGTCAGCTATGATGCCCAGCTGCACTATAAGAAAAAGAAAGTTGCCGATGCGCTTGAGCACATCGGCGGCATGCACGACATTGCCGTTCAACCGGTTCTTCCTGCACCGGAGGCCTTTCACTATCGCAACAAGGTGGAGTTCTCATGCTCCAGCAAGCGCTATCTGCTGCCTCATGAGCTTTCCATGGAGACATTGGACAAATCCAAAGACTTCGCATTGGGCTTTCATGCCCCGGGGAACTTCGAGAAAGTGCTCGAAATCGACACCTGTTATCTTGCCAAACCCAGTATGAACGAAGCGCTTTCGGCGACAAGAGCGTTTGCGCTTGATCGGGGGCTTGAACCCTATGCAGCCCGCGCGCACACAGGGTTTCTCCGTAACCTCATGCTTCGTTACAGTGAAGAGCATGACGAGCTGATGGTCAATATTGTCACCTCATGGTATGACCGGGAGCTGATGGAGGCGTATCGGGACCATCTGCTCGAACGCATGAAGGGCCGACGAATGACCATTGTCAATAATGTCACCACACGCAAGAATACCGTCTCGACCGGAGAGAAAGAGTATGTCGTCTACGGGGACGGGACTCTTCGCGAAAGGCTGGGCGACCTGCACTTCCGGATCTCGGCAAACTCCTTTTTCCAGACCAATACCCGACAGGCCGAAGCGCTCTACGAGGGAATTATGCGCATGGCCGGGCTGAAGCAGGACGATGTTGTCTATGATCTCTACTGCGGTACCGGGACGATCACGCTCTACCTTGCCGAACGATGCCGTCAGGCGGTAGGTCTCGAAGTGGTCGAGAGCTCGATCATCGATGCTGCTGAAAATGCCGGGGCGAACGGGATTGAAAACGCAGCGTTCTATCAGGTCGATCTGAAGGACTTTCACACCCTGGTCCCGACCCTTGAGCAGTATGGCATGCCGAGAGTTATTGTCACCGATCCTCCGCGTGCGGGCATGCATCCCAAAGCGCTTGAAACCCTGCTCCGCCTCCAGCCGGAGACCATTGTCTACGTCAGCTGCAACCCGGCCAACCTTGCGCGCGACGGTAAGGAGATCGTACAGCAAGGTTACAGGCTTGAAGAGGTTCAGCCGGTCGACATGTTCCCGCACACCAGCCATGTGGAGACGCTGGCGTGCTTCCGACGAACGGTGTGA
- the purT gene encoding formate-dependent phosphoribosylglycinamide formyltransferase, which translates to MPKKIMLLGSGELGKEFVIAAKRLGQFVIAVDSYHDAPAQQVADEREVIDMLDAEALDAIVAKHSPEIIVPEIEAIRTERFYDYEQQGIQVVPSARAANFTMNRRAIRDLAAKELGLRTADYRYAASFEELQLAIEAIGLPCVVKPLMSSSGKGQSVVRNSADIGQAWDYSQSGKRGDSTEVIVEAFVSFHTEITLLTVTQHNGPTLFCPPIGHRQERGDYQESWQPCLIDEKYLRQAEEMADKVTSSLGGAGIWGVEFFLADDGLYFSELSPRPHDTGMVTLAGTQNLTEFELHARTILGLPIPEIQLLRAGASAVILADREGDNPRFTGLKEALTDPDTDIRIFGKPTTRPCRRMGVALVSGKPDADLASLKQQAISNAARVTVVCDER; encoded by the coding sequence ATGCCGAAAAAAATAATGCTGCTTGGCAGCGGGGAATTAGGAAAGGAGTTCGTTATTGCCGCCAAACGGCTCGGGCAATTTGTGATTGCGGTTGACAGTTACCATGACGCTCCGGCGCAACAGGTGGCCGATGAACGTGAAGTGATCGATATGCTTGACGCCGAGGCACTCGACGCCATTGTGGCGAAACATAGTCCGGAGATCATCGTGCCTGAAATCGAAGCTATCCGAACCGAGCGTTTCTACGACTACGAACAGCAGGGGATACAGGTCGTGCCCTCGGCCCGGGCTGCGAATTTCACGATGAACCGGAGAGCGATCCGTGACCTGGCAGCCAAAGAGCTGGGCTTGAGAACGGCGGACTACCGTTATGCGGCATCGTTCGAGGAACTGCAGCTCGCCATTGAAGCGATCGGATTGCCCTGTGTCGTCAAACCACTGATGAGCTCGTCGGGCAAGGGGCAGTCGGTCGTCAGAAACAGTGCCGATATCGGTCAGGCATGGGACTATTCGCAGAGCGGCAAGCGTGGCGACAGTACAGAGGTAATCGTCGAAGCATTCGTCTCGTTCCATACCGAGATCACCCTCCTGACGGTAACGCAGCACAACGGCCCGACGCTGTTCTGTCCTCCGATCGGGCATCGTCAGGAACGGGGCGATTATCAGGAGAGCTGGCAGCCGTGCCTCATCGATGAAAAATATCTGCGACAAGCAGAGGAAATGGCTGACAAGGTGACCAGTTCGCTCGGCGGAGCGGGGATCTGGGGTGTCGAGTTTTTTCTTGCCGATGACGGCCTCTATTTCTCGGAACTTTCGCCCCGACCACACGATACCGGCATGGTTACGCTTGCAGGCACCCAGAACCTGACGGAATTCGAACTGCATGCACGCACGATCCTGGGACTGCCGATTCCTGAAATCCAGCTCCTGCGCGCCGGAGCCAGCGCAGTGATTCTGGCTGACAGAGAAGGCGACAATCCCCGATTCACAGGCCTGAAAGAGGCGCTGACCGATCCCGACACAGACATTCGGATCTTCGGAAAACCGACAACCCGCCCATGCCGCCGCATGGGTGTAGCGCTGGTTTCAGGCAAGCCCGATGCCGATCTGGCGAGCCTCAAGCAACAAGCCATCAGCAATGCCGCCAGAGTTACCGTCGTCTGCGATGAGCGTTGA
- a CDS encoding SRPBCC family protein produces the protein MQIEHSIVIKRPLAEVEAYLTDISNDSQWQEDVFESAITTTGPIGEGTAGYEIRNIMGFPMRTEWVITGYLPGKSYTFTSTQSMVPYEGTVEFSAVPGGTSVTYRFTMIPQGLMAILDPVVSLVFTPRFMQNLEALRILLEEKQ, from the coding sequence ATGCAGATAGAGCATTCGATAGTTATCAAAAGGCCTTTGGCGGAAGTGGAGGCCTACCTCACCGATATTTCCAACGACAGCCAATGGCAGGAAGATGTTTTCGAATCGGCGATTACAACAACGGGACCTATAGGAGAAGGAACAGCCGGATATGAGATTCGAAATATCATGGGTTTTCCTATGCGCACCGAGTGGGTCATTACCGGTTACCTTCCGGGGAAATCCTACACCTTTACGAGCACACAGAGCATGGTTCCATATGAAGGAACGGTAGAATTTTCAGCCGTGCCCGGCGGTACCAGCGTCACCTACCGGTTTACCATGATCCCTCAGGGGCTGATGGCGATTCTTGACCCCGTTGTTTCGCTCGTGTTTACCCCAAGGTTTATGCAGAACCTTGAAGCGTTACGTATCCTTCTCGAAGAGAAGCAGTAG